A segment of the Serratia fonticola genome:
CACCGCCTTGATCAGGGCAACCGGGGCCTCTGACTGGAAGAACGAGCGGCACTGGGGAACAGGCGACAATGCACTCGAGCTTTACCTATCCTCATGTGACAGAACCGTTAGCTTTGCTTTTCAGCGACCACCGCTGGCTGTTCCTCTTCCAATAATTCATAAATCGCTTTACCCACCTTTTGGATCGCTCGCTCGATCTCGCTGGTCATCGGTTTGCTGTAACTGAGTCGCAGGCAATTACGGTATTTTCCTGCTGCAGAACTAATAAATCCCACGGCAATTTGTACGCCCTGCGGTAACAAACAGCGGTTCAGGCGTTGGCTATCAAATCCATAAGGCAGCTCCACCCATAACATAAAACTCCCTTGTGGCCGGCTCAGACAGATGTTCGGGGGAAAATACTTCATGATCCACCCGGTCATAATGTCGCGATTACGTTGATACTGGCGGCGCATGCGGCGTAAATGCTGCATGTAATGCCCTTGCTTGATGAATTCGGCCATTGCCAGTTGTGGCAAGGTGCCTACCCGCCCGGCAGAAATATATTTCATATGCAACGCTTTTTCTAAATACCGCCCCGGTGCAATCCAACCAACACGCAAACCGGGCGCAACAGTTTTAGAGAAGGAACTGCACAACAATACGCGGCCATCATCGTCAAATGAAGCAATGGTCGGCGGACGCGGGTATTGGTATGCAAGCGCGCCATACACATCATCTTCAATAATCGCAACGTCATAGCGTTGGGCCAACGTTAACAAAGCCTTTTTACGCTCATCCGGCATGTTATAGCCCAACGGATTATTACAGGTTGGTGTGAGTTGAATGGCTTTAATCGGCCATTGATCTAGCGCCATTTCCAATGCTTCGAGACTGATTCCAACCACAGGATCGGTCGGGATTTCAATCACTTTCATGCCCATCCCTTTCAGGGTTTGCATTGCGCCATGAAAACTGGGGGAGTCTACCGCCACAATATCACCAGGCTGGCAAACGGCACCTATTGCAATCGCCAGCGCACCATGGCAACCAGAGGTAATAATGATATTTTCTGCTGATTGATGATTCCCACTGTCCAGCATCAGGCGGGCAATCTGCTCACGCAGCACCATGGTGCCGTAAATATCGTCGTAATCCAGCATTTCCTCGCCTTGATGCTGGCTAATACGCCCAAGCAAACGGCTGAGTATTTTAAGACCTGGAGCAGAAAGGTCTGGCGAACCGACTCCCAGATG
Coding sequences within it:
- a CDS encoding PLP-dependent aminotransferase family protein, producing MTRYQQLADILSQRIKEGLYIAGERLPSVRTLSDEHGVSISTVQQAYRQLEECLLIEARAKSGYFVRCSSNLPSLPAVCRHTQRPVEISQWENTLEFLKRGEQENVIHLGVGSPDLSAPGLKILSRLLGRISQHQGEEMLDYDDIYGTMVLREQIARLMLDSGNHQSAENIIITSGCHGALAIAIGAVCQPGDIVAVDSPSFHGAMQTLKGMGMKVIEIPTDPVVGISLEALEMALDQWPIKAIQLTPTCNNPLGYNMPDERKKALLTLAQRYDVAIIEDDVYGALAYQYPRPPTIASFDDDGRVLLCSSFSKTVAPGLRVGWIAPGRYLEKALHMKYISAGRVGTLPQLAMAEFIKQGHYMQHLRRMRRQYQRNRDIMTGWIMKYFPPNICLSRPQGSFMLWVELPYGFDSQRLNRCLLPQGVQIAVGFISSAAGKYRNCLRLSYSKPMTSEIERAIQKVGKAIYELLEEEQPAVVAEKQS